The Brachyhypopomus gauderio isolate BG-103 chromosome 2, BGAUD_0.2, whole genome shotgun sequence genome contains a region encoding:
- the dnal4a gene encoding dynein, axonemal, light chain 4a, with product MADTGESKKEDADYKRLHSFPLIRHTDMPEEMRVETMELCVTACEKFATNNESAAKMIKESMDKKFGSSWHVVIGEGFGFEVTHEVKNLLYMFFGGSLAVCVWKCS from the exons ATGGCAGACACAGGTGAGAGTAAGAAAGAGGATGCAGACTACAAGAGACTTCACAGCTTTCCTCTCATCAGG CACACAGATATGCCTGAGGAGATGAGAGTTGAAACCATGGAGCTGTGTGTCACAGCCTGTGAAAAGTTTGCCACCAACAATGAG AGCGCTGCTAAAATGATAAAAGAGTCCATGGATAAGAAGTTTGGGAGTTCCTGGCACGTGGTGATCGGGGAGGGCTTTGGCTTCGAAGTAACTCACGAAGTGAAAAATCTGCTGTACATGTTTTTTGGTGGcagtctggctgtgtgtgtgtggaaatgcTCCTAA
- the mvp gene encoding major vault protein, with the protein MLSTRPVGFQVQAGEQTDASIIRIPPHHYIHVLDQNTNIARVEIGPLTYIRQDNERVLFPPTRMTMVPPRHYCVILNPVARDDEGQVLFDTAGQAKLRHADLEIRLTQDPFPLYPGEEIQKDVTPLQIVYPDTALRLQALLDFEGDGEKRVAGDEWLFEGPGTYIPRKEVAVLETIKATVIRENQAIRLRARKEGVDRGGVRRVTGEEWQVCKVGAYLPGAIEEVIDIVNAFILTDKNALHVRALRPFRDAGGRERRTGEEWLVTIADREAHIPSVAEEVVGVVDVTTLNSRQYCVILDPVGPDGKLQLGQKRVVKGELSFFLRPGEHLEQGIQDVYVLSEEEGLVLRAVEAFSDTKAQEEDDDDYEEEEEVPAKRAHMLRRPGDRWMLRGPIEYVPPVSVEVLLRRNAIPLDENEGIYVRDIKTGKVRAVIGQTYMLTQDEELWEKELPANVEALLASTRDPLAGRSERDQGDRGAPRDKTRVVSFRVPHNAAVQVYDYREKKARVVFGPDLVMLGPDEQFTVLSLSGDKPKRANVIKAICLLLGPDFCTDIITIETADHARLQLQLSYNWHFDVKSRTDAAQAAALFSVPDFVGDACKAIASRIRGAVASVQFDDFHKNSNRIICSAVFGFDEKLAVRSSLRFSQNGLVISSVDIQSVEPVDQRTRDALQKSVQLAIEITTNSQEAAARHEAERLEQEARGRLERQRITDQAEAEKARKELLELEALSAAVESTGAAKAEAQSRAEAARIQGEAAVSEAKLKAEAQRIEAEAEMERLAKAREQELHYKKALDSQDIEKQQKLAEIESQRFKQLVESIGSSTLTEMARAGPELQVKLLQALGLKSTLITDGSSPINLFTTANGLLGAVKASENQ; encoded by the exons ATGCTGTCGACGAGACCCGTGGGCTTCCAGGTGCAGGCTGGCGAGCAGACTGACGCCTCCATCATCAGGATCCCACCGCACCACTACATCCATGTGCTGGATCAGAACACCAACATCGCCCGCGTGGAGATCGGGCCGCTCACCTACATCCGCCAGGACAatgagag GGTGCTCTTCCCCCCGACCCGCATGACAATGGTCCCCCCTCGCCATTACTGTGTCATCTTAAACCCGGTTGCCCGTGACGATGAGGGCCAGGTTCTGTTCGACACCGCTGGCCAGGCTAAGCTCCGGCATGCTGACCTGGAGATCCGGCTGACCCAGGACCCGTTCCCACTCTACCCTGGCGAAGAGATCCAGAAG gACGTGACTCCGCTCCAGATCGTGTATCCCGACACTGCCCTGCGCCTGCAGGCTCTGCTGGACTTTGAGGGGGACGGAGAGAAGAGGGTGGCTGGAGACGAGTGGCTGTTTGAGGGACCAG GGACGTACATCCCCAGGAAGGAAGTGGCTGTGCTGGAAACCATTAAGGCCACAGTGATCCGTGAGAACCAGGCAATTCGTCTCCGAGCTCGCAAAGAGGGCGTGGACCGCGGTGGAGTGCGCAGAGTAACCG gtgagGAATggcaggtgtgtaaggtgggagCATACCTGCCTGGAGCTATCGAGGAAGTCATTGATATTGTCAACGCTTTCATCCTTACTGACAAG AACGCGCTACACGTGCGTGCGCTCCGCCCCTTCCGTGACGCAGGGGGGCGGGAACGACGCACGGGCGAGGAGTGGCTCGTGACGATCGCCGACCGGGAAGCCCACATCCCGTCTGTGGCGGAGGAAGTCGTCGGGGTGGTCGACGTGACGACACTGAACAGCAGGCAGTACTGCGTCATCCTGGACCCGGTGGGTCCAGACGGCAAACTTCAGCTCGGACAGAAGAGAGTGGTGAAg ggggAGCTGTCATTCTTCCTCAGACCTGGAGAACATTTGGAGCAGGGCATTCAGGATGTGTATGTGCTGTCTGAGGAAGAGGGCCTGGTCCTGCGCGCTGTTGAGGCCTTCAGCGACACCAAAGCG caAGAGGAAGACGACGATGActatgaggaggaagaggaggtgccTGCCAAAAGGGCTCACATGCTGCGTCGCCCGGGCGACCGCTGGATGCTGCGTGGGCCCATCGAGTATGTCCCGCCCGTCTCCGTGGAGGTCCTGCTGAGACGGAACGCCATCCCGCTGGACGAGAACGAGGGCATCTACGTGCGAGACATCAAGACCGGGAAG GTGCGGGCAGTGATTGGCCAAACCTACATGTTGACCCAAGACGAGGAGCTGTGGGAGAAGGAGCTCCCCGCCAACGTGGAGGCTCTGCTGGCCAGCACACGTGACCCGCTGGCTGGCCGCTCTGAGCGGGACCAAGGGGACCGAGGCGCGCCCAGGGACAAAACCAGAGTGGTGTCCTTTCGCGTTCCCCACAATGCCGCAGTGCAGGTGTACGACTACAGAGAGAAGAAAGCCAG GGTGGTGTTTGGGCCGGATCTGGTGATGCTGGGCCCGGACGAGCAGTTCACCGTACTCTCGCTGTCTGGCGACAAGCCCAAGCGCGCCAACGTCATCAAAGCCATCTGCCTGCTGCTCGGCCCGGACTTCTGCACGGATATCATCACCATAGAAACCGCCGACCATGCCCGTCTGCAGCTCCAGCTCTCCTataactg GCACTTTGATGTGAAGAGCCGCACGGACGCGGCGCAGGCCGCCGCCCTGTTCTCCGTGCCCGACTTCGTGGGCGACGCCTGTAAGGCCATCGCCTCCAGAATCAGAGGGGCCGTGGCCTCCGTGCAGTTCGACGACTTCCACAAG AACTCCAACCGGATCATCTGCTCGGCCGTGTTCGGCTTTGACGAGAAGCTGGCGGTGCGCTCCAGTCTGCGCTTCAGCCAGAACGGCCTGGTCATCAGCAGCGTGGACATCCAGTCGGTGGAGCCCGTGGACCAGCGCACGCGGGACGCTCTGCAGAAAAGCGTGCAGCTCGCCATCGAGATCACTACCAACTCGCAGGAGGCCGCTGCTCG gcacgAAGCAGAGCGTCTTGAGCAGGAAGCTCGGGGCCGGCTGGAGAGGCAGCGCATCACTGACCAGGCGGAGGCTGAGAAAGCCAGGAAAGAGCTCCTGGAGCTGGAGGCTCTCAG tgctgcaGTGGAGAGTACAGGAGCAGCGAAGGCGGAGGCCCAGTCCAGAGCAGAGGCAGCGCGTATTCAGGGAGAGGCAGCGGTCAGCGAGGCCAAGCTCAAGGCTGAAGCTCAGAGAATAGAGGCG GAGGCGGAGATGGAGCGCCTAGCCAAGGCACGGGAGCAGGAGCTCCATTATAAGAAGGCGTTGGACTCCCAAGATATCGAGAAGCAACAAAAGTTGGCGGAGATCGAGAGCCAGCGGTTCAAGCAACTGGTGGAGTCCATCGGCAGCAGCACCCTGACGGAGATGGCCAGAGCCGGGCCGGAGCTGCAG GTGAAACTTCTGCAGGCTCTGGGCCTCAAGTCCACTCTGATCACAGATGGCTCTTCACCCATCAATCTGTTCACTACCGCTAATGGTCTGCTTGGAGCAGTGAAGGCTAGCGAAAACCAGTAA
- the LOC143508448 gene encoding uncharacterized protein LOC143508448 produces the protein MALNSEASEPTTTQNVGEEDEQQQTEQGTNQQSNGDVGHTPISSQPEKTEQDPGSVSESTPGPETSPKLNGPPKDHLTVINENMETSNGVCPTSVEVSPPTYTRASSPRHAKPGHAHINGHARLGSRSESLSHAGSPRPSLTRQPSATTTEGADGSKPNDYLILAILSCFCPLWPINIVGLTFSVMSRYSLQQGNVDGARRLGRNAKVLSIVSLVGGVLIISAAIFINWGPILKS, from the exons ATGGCTCTGAACTCAGAGGCCAGCGAGCCCACGACCACGCAGAATGTAGGGGAGGAGGACGAACAGCAACAGACAGAACAAGGGACCAATCAGCAATCAAATGGTGATGTTGGTCACACCCCCATCTCCTCTCAGCCAGAGAAGACTGAGCAAGATCCAGGATCTGTTTCAGAGTCCACTCCCGGCCCAGAAACCTCCCCTAAGTTGAATGGACCACCCAAAGACCACCTGACGGTCATCAACGAAAACATGGAGACAA GTAACGGAGTCTGCCCTACCAGTGTGGAGGTCTCTCCTCCGACCTATACACGCGCCTCCTCGCCTCGTCACGCCAAGCCTGGCCACGCCCACATCAACGGACACGCCCGACTGGGCAGCCGCTCGGAGTCGCTGAGCCACGCCGGTTCTCCTCGCCCGTCGCTTACACGCCAGCCCAGTGCCACCACCACCGAGGGGGCGGACGGCTCCAAGCCCAACGATTATCTCATTCTAGCCATCCTCAGCTGCTTCTGCCCCCTCTGGCCCATAAACATCGTCGGCCTGACCTTCTCTGTTATG TCTCGGTACAGCCTGCAACAGGGCAACGTGGACGGGGCGCGGCGTCTAGGCCGCAACGCTAAGGTCCTGTCCATCGTCTCCCTCGTGGGTGGAGTTCTCATCATCAGTGCCGCTATTTTCATCAACTGGGGAC CTATATTAAAGTCATGA